GGCGTTGTAGCCGACGACGGAGCCATTGCGCGGGTAATCCTTGAAGCGCTGCTGGTAGGCGTCGAGAAACGCCTTGTGCTCGGGCGTGTCTATCGAATACCAGGGATAGCCGGTGACGATCCAGCCCACGGGCGCCTCGGCCTTGAGCGGGTCGAGGTAGTCGGGCTCGCCGCTGAGCAGCCCCACCACCTTGCGCCCTTCGAACAGGCCGCGGGTCTCGCCCTCGCGCACGAACTTGGCCAGATCCGTGGCAAAGAGCACGTTGAAGATGGCGTCCGGCTTGGCGTCGGCGAGCGCCTGCACCACGCTGCCCGCGTCCACCTTGCCCAGGGGCGTGGCCTGCTCGGCGACGAATTGCACGTCCGGCTGCGCCGCCTTCAAGAGCTGCTTGAAGGTCGCCACGGCCGACTGGCCGTATTCGTAGTTGGGGTAGACCAGCGCCCAGCGCTTCTTGTTCAACTTGGCCGCCTCGGGCACCAGCATCGCCACCTGCATCCAGGTCGAGGGGCGCAGGCGGAAGGTGTAGCGGTTGCCCTGCTCCCAGACGATCTTGTCGGTCAGCGGCTCGCTGGCCAGGTAAAAGCGCTTCTTTTGCAGCGCAAAGTCGGTCAGCGCCAGGCCCAGGTGCGACAGAAAGCCGCCGGTGAGCACGTCCACCTTCTCGCGCGTGATGAGCTCCTCGGCCGCGCGCACCGTGTCGCCGGGGTTGGCGTTGTCGTCGCGCGTGATCAGCACCAGCTTCTTGCCGTCTATGCCGCCGGCGGCGTTCACCTGTTCGACGGCCAGCTCCATGCCCTTTTTGTAGGGCTCGAGAAACGCCGGCTGCGCCTTGTAGCTGTTGATCTCGCCGATCAGGTAGCGCCCGCTGTCGGCATGCG
The DNA window shown above is from Comamonas sp. NLF-1-9 and carries:
- a CDS encoding ABC transporter substrate-binding protein, with protein sequence MVAGAAHADSGRYLIGEINSYKAQPAFLEPYKKGMELAVEQVNAAGGIDGKKLVLITRDDNANPGDTVRAAEELITREKVDVLTGGFLSHLGLALTDFALQKKRFYLASEPLTDKIVWEQGNRYTFRLRPSTWMQVAMLVPEAAKLNKKRWALVYPNYEYGQSAVATFKQLLKAAQPDVQFVAEQATPLGKVDAGSVVQALADAKPDAIFNVLFATDLAKFVREGETRGLFEGRKVVGLLSGEPDYLDPLKAEAPVGWIVTGYPWYSIDTPEHKAFLDAYQQRFKDYPRNGSVVGYNAILSIAAGLKKAGSSDTEKLIAAFAGLQVDTPFGRITYRPQDHQSTMGAYVGTTALRDGKGVMVDFRYEDGAKFQPSDEEVKKLRPAAQ